In one window of Nesterenkonia sandarakina DNA:
- the radA gene encoding DNA repair protein RadA, whose protein sequence is MATRTASRSTGKSRSKGSPSFECTECGWQTVKWVGRCPECQAWGSVEEKGQVTARTTAASQLAQPARVIHEVDASEAEFRPTSIGELDRVLGGGLVPGAVILMAGEPGVGKSTLLLQVASAVARAHPDSPVLYLTGEESAAQVKKRAERIDAISDGLYLAAESDLGQALGQVEKLSPQLTIMDSVQTFSSAEVDGAPGGVTQIREVTASMIESAKRRNMTMILVGHVTKDGSIAGPRMLEHLVDVVCQFEGDRHSRLRLLRAVKNRYGPTDDVGCFDLNEDGLTSLADPSGLFVSAMTERVPGTCITITLEGRRPLTAEVQALVAESQAAQPRRAVSGLDSPRVSMLLAVLQRRAKLTALMKSEAYVATVGGVKITEPAADLSIALAVASAALEKPLPNRFVAFGEVGLAGEVRPVPGLRQRLEEAQRLGFTHAIVPRKSTEKDAAPEGMRVREVGSLAEALNLVLDGGQSG, encoded by the coding sequence ATGGCAACTCGCACCGCGTCCCGGAGCACCGGTAAGTCCCGGTCCAAGGGGTCCCCCTCCTTCGAATGCACCGAATGTGGCTGGCAGACCGTGAAGTGGGTCGGCCGCTGCCCGGAGTGCCAGGCCTGGGGCTCCGTGGAGGAGAAGGGCCAGGTCACAGCCAGGACGACGGCGGCCAGCCAACTGGCCCAGCCGGCCCGGGTGATCCACGAGGTGGACGCCTCGGAGGCCGAGTTCCGCCCCACCTCCATCGGGGAGCTGGACCGGGTCCTCGGCGGCGGCCTCGTGCCCGGAGCTGTGATCCTGATGGCCGGTGAGCCCGGCGTCGGCAAGTCCACGCTGCTGCTGCAGGTGGCCTCCGCAGTGGCCCGCGCCCACCCCGACTCCCCGGTGCTGTATCTGACCGGTGAGGAGTCCGCAGCCCAGGTCAAGAAGCGCGCCGAGCGCATCGATGCGATCTCCGACGGGCTCTATCTCGCGGCGGAATCCGATCTGGGCCAGGCGCTGGGCCAGGTGGAGAAGCTCTCCCCGCAGCTGACCATCATGGACTCGGTGCAGACCTTCTCCTCAGCCGAGGTCGACGGCGCCCCCGGCGGGGTCACCCAGATCCGTGAGGTCACCGCCTCCATGATCGAGTCGGCCAAGCGCCGGAACATGACCATGATCCTGGTCGGGCATGTGACCAAGGACGGCAGCATCGCCGGGCCGCGGATGCTCGAGCATCTGGTCGACGTGGTCTGCCAGTTCGAAGGGGACCGGCATTCCCGGCTGCGGCTGCTGCGTGCGGTGAAGAACCGCTATGGCCCCACCGATGACGTCGGCTGCTTCGACCTCAACGAGGACGGGCTGACCTCACTCGCGGACCCCAGCGGGCTCTTCGTCTCGGCGATGACCGAGCGGGTCCCCGGCACCTGCATCACCATCACGCTGGAGGGCCGCAGACCGCTCACCGCGGAGGTCCAGGCGCTGGTCGCGGAGTCCCAGGCGGCACAGCCCCGCCGCGCAGTCTCCGGGCTGGACTCTCCCCGGGTCTCGATGCTGCTCGCGGTGCTGCAGCGCCGCGCCAAGCTCACCGCCCTGATGAAGTCCGAGGCCTACGTGGCCACGGTGGGCGGGGTCAAGATCACCGAACCCGCAGCGGATCTCTCCATCGCACTGGCGGTGGCTTCCGCGGCGCTGGAGAAGCCGCTGCCGAACCGGTTCGTGGCCTTCGGGGAGGTCGGCCTGGCTGGAGAGGTCCGCCCGGTGCCGGGACTGCGTCAGCGGCTGGAGGAGGCCCAGCGGCTGGGCTTCACCCACGCGATCGTGCCGCGGAAGTCCACCGAGAAGGACGCCGCCCCTGAGGGGATGCGGGTCAGGGAGGTCGGTTCGCTCGCTGAGGCGCTGAACCTGGTGCTCGACGGCGGCCAGTCGGGCTGA
- the arsB gene encoding ACR3 family arsenite efflux transporter, giving the protein MTQSAPPVPDTSAVVAKLSLLDRFLPVWILAAMGLGLALGAVVPAVGEAMESMEVAGVSLPIAIGLLIMMYPVLAKVRYNETGRVLKDKKLVITSLVINWVLAPAFMFVLAWVFLADLPEYRTGLIIVGLARCIAMVLIWNDLACGDREAAAVLVAVNSVFQVFMFGVLGWFYLQVLPSWLGLATTSAEFSIVAITVSVLVFLGIPLLAGYLTRTLGEKARGREWYEAKVLPKIGPWALYGLLFTIVVLFALQGDQVLSSPMDVVRIAIPLLVYFVVIFAASMVIGWLLRMGYERTTTLSFTAAGNNFELAIAVSIATFGATSGQALAGVVGPLIEVPVLVALVYVALWARRFFNGSNISTTQERPIASAAPHSL; this is encoded by the coding sequence GTGACCCAGTCTGCCCCACCTGTCCCCGACACCTCGGCAGTGGTGGCCAAGCTCTCGCTGCTGGATCGTTTCCTCCCGGTCTGGATCCTTGCGGCCATGGGGCTGGGACTGGCCTTGGGCGCCGTCGTGCCCGCGGTGGGTGAGGCCATGGAGTCCATGGAGGTGGCCGGGGTCTCGCTGCCCATCGCGATCGGACTGCTGATCATGATGTACCCGGTGCTGGCGAAGGTCCGCTACAACGAGACCGGCCGGGTGCTGAAGGACAAGAAGCTGGTCATCACCTCGCTGGTGATCAACTGGGTCCTCGCCCCGGCCTTCATGTTCGTCCTGGCATGGGTCTTCCTCGCCGACCTGCCGGAGTACCGGACCGGGCTGATCATCGTGGGGCTGGCCCGATGCATCGCCATGGTGCTGATCTGGAACGATCTGGCCTGCGGTGACCGCGAGGCGGCTGCGGTACTGGTGGCCGTCAACTCGGTGTTCCAGGTGTTCATGTTCGGTGTGCTGGGCTGGTTCTACCTGCAGGTCCTACCGAGCTGGCTGGGGCTGGCGACCACCTCGGCGGAGTTCTCCATCGTCGCGATCACCGTCTCGGTGCTGGTCTTCCTGGGCATCCCGCTGCTGGCGGGCTACCTCACCCGGACCCTGGGCGAGAAGGCCCGAGGCCGGGAATGGTACGAGGCCAAGGTGCTGCCGAAGATCGGCCCTTGGGCGCTCTACGGCCTGCTCTTCACCATCGTGGTGCTCTTCGCACTCCAAGGCGACCAGGTGCTCTCCAGCCCGATGGACGTGGTCCGGATCGCGATCCCGCTGCTGGTGTACTTCGTGGTCATCTTCGCCGCCTCGATGGTGATCGGCTGGCTGCTGCGGATGGGATACGAGCGCACCACCACACTGTCCTTCACCGCTGCCGGAAACAACTTCGAACTCGCCATCGCAGTCTCCATCGCGACATTCGGCGCCACCAGCGGCCAGGCCCTGGCCGGGGTGGTCGGACCCCTGATCGAGGTGCCGGTGCTGGTCGCACTGGTCTACGTGGCGCTGTGGGCGCGCCGATTCTTCAACGGATCGAACATCTCGACGACGCAGGAGCGCCCCATCGCCTCTGCCGCCCCGCACAGCCTCTGA
- the lysS gene encoding lysine--tRNA ligase → MTAQNSAAPGPNDLDTNDQRAVRLDKRERLLASGVQPYPVVVERSASLAEVRARFPDLEPGAATGETVAVAGRVMFVRNTGKLCFATLQEGGPDGAGVRLQAMISLAEVGEAALADWKALVDLGDHVRVSGEVIASRRGELSIMASSFEIASKAVRPLPVLHAELNEETRVRQRYADLIVRDEARQMVFRRAAITRSIRETLHGRGYVEVETPMLQLIHGGAQARPFQTHLNAFDQDMTLRIATELYLKRAVVGGIDRVFEIGRVFRNEGVDSTHSPEFTTLESYEAWADMYVMAERMREMILNAADAAGVSRQIETEQGVIDLDGEWAWVSVYPGLSEAVGTEITPETPAQTLRTIAEEHQVSVDPAWDAQKLVLELFGEIVEPTLIQPTFVCDYPPAAQPLARAHREKPGVIEAWDLIIGGMERGTAFSELVDPVLQRERLVQQSRMAAAGDDEAMQHDEDFLRALEYGAPPMGGIGLGIDRLVMLFTGTGIRETILFPLLKPEAQG, encoded by the coding sequence GTGACTGCCCAGAACTCCGCCGCCCCCGGCCCCAATGACCTTGACACCAACGACCAGCGCGCCGTGCGACTGGACAAGCGTGAGCGGCTGCTCGCCTCCGGCGTCCAGCCCTATCCCGTGGTCGTCGAGCGTTCCGCCTCGCTCGCAGAGGTCCGCGCGCGCTTCCCGGACCTTGAGCCCGGGGCCGCCACGGGCGAGACCGTGGCGGTGGCCGGTCGGGTGATGTTCGTGCGCAACACCGGCAAGCTCTGCTTCGCCACCCTGCAGGAGGGCGGCCCCGATGGCGCGGGCGTCCGACTGCAGGCGATGATCTCACTGGCCGAGGTGGGGGAGGCTGCGCTCGCCGACTGGAAGGCGCTGGTGGACCTCGGGGACCACGTGCGCGTCAGCGGAGAGGTCATCGCCTCGCGCCGCGGCGAGCTCTCCATCATGGCGAGTTCCTTCGAGATCGCTTCCAAGGCTGTCCGGCCGCTGCCGGTGCTCCATGCAGAGCTCAACGAGGAGACCCGGGTCCGTCAGCGCTACGCGGACCTGATCGTCCGCGACGAGGCGCGGCAGATGGTGTTCCGCCGGGCGGCGATCACCCGCTCCATCCGTGAGACCCTGCACGGGCGCGGATATGTGGAGGTGGAGACCCCCATGCTGCAGCTGATCCACGGCGGCGCCCAGGCGCGGCCGTTCCAGACGCACCTCAATGCCTTTGATCAGGACATGACTCTGCGCATCGCCACGGAGCTCTATCTCAAGCGGGCAGTCGTGGGCGGCATTGATCGGGTCTTCGAGATCGGCCGGGTGTTCCGCAACGAGGGCGTGGACTCCACGCATTCCCCGGAGTTCACCACCTTGGAGTCCTACGAGGCCTGGGCGGATATGTACGTGATGGCCGAGCGGATGCGCGAGATGATTCTCAACGCCGCCGACGCCGCAGGTGTCAGCCGCCAGATCGAGACCGAGCAAGGCGTCATTGACCTCGACGGCGAGTGGGCCTGGGTCTCCGTCTACCCGGGGCTCTCCGAGGCGGTCGGCACGGAGATCACTCCGGAGACTCCTGCACAGACGCTGCGTACCATCGCCGAGGAGCATCAGGTCTCGGTGGACCCGGCCTGGGACGCGCAGAAGCTGGTCCTGGAGCTCTTCGGCGAGATCGTGGAGCCCACCCTGATCCAGCCCACCTTCGTCTGCGACTATCCGCCCGCGGCACAGCCGCTGGCCCGGGCGCACCGGGAGAAGCCCGGGGTCATCGAGGCGTGGGACCTGATCATCGGCGGCATGGAGCGCGGCACCGCCTTCTCGGAGCTGGTGGACCCGGTGCTGCAGCGGGAACGGCTCGTTCAGCAGTCCCGCATGGCTGCCGCCGGGGACGACGAGGCGATGCAGCATGACGAGGACTTCCTGCGCGCCCTGGAGTACGGCGCCCCGCCCATGGGTGGGATCGGCCTGGGCATCGATCGTCTGGTGATGCTCTTCACCGGAACCGGCATCCGCGAGACGATCCTGTTCCCGCTGTTGAAACCTGAGGCTCAGGGCTGA
- a CDS encoding M13 family metallopeptidase — protein MTDTASSSPNATESFPYIDPDVRPQDDLQRHVNGEWLKTAEIPADMDAYGSFHELRDKAEADVRQILEEAAAGEIGEADPAIAGRIGAFYTSFMDAEAAEQRGLAPIESMLAQLESVSSAEDLVRLSASWQRQGVGGIFVAGAMRDAGDPTRMLWHVMQSGLGLPDESYYREEKLSEILAAYQEHLVRVLELSGVSDAAEAAADVVALERVIARSHWDKVTLRDAQKRYNLVTDDEAEALMPLLREAFAGWGLAPRHTAQLVLAQPDVLPGMQAALTDQPLQTWKLWLRVQLLRWAAPLLHEELVNENFDFYSKRLSGAQQLKERWKRGVALTNAHLGEDVAQIYVARHYPPQARAAMDELIGALIEAYRESISTLSWMGEETRSRALEKLDAFKPMVGFPERWIDYSGVQVDPADVVANVRRAAAFEWERDIAKLDEGPDPDEWHMNPQTVNAYYSPLENVICFPAAILQPPFFSAERDMAQNFGAIGAVIGHELGHGFDDQGSRYGADGSLSNWWTDADRSAFEERTSKLVEQYSALVPSQAPEHTVNGELTLGENIGDLGGLGIAHKAYRVWLQAQGTEADDVEGYSADQRFFFAWAQAWRNLTRPERAVTLISIDPHSPAEFRATQVVKNLDAFHAAFQTQPGDGMYLPPQERVTIW, from the coding sequence ATGACCGACACCGCCAGCAGCAGCCCGAACGCCACCGAGTCCTTTCCGTATATCGATCCCGACGTGCGCCCCCAGGATGACCTGCAGCGCCACGTCAACGGGGAATGGCTCAAGACCGCCGAGATCCCTGCGGACATGGACGCCTATGGGTCCTTCCACGAGCTGCGTGACAAGGCCGAGGCGGATGTTCGGCAGATCCTGGAGGAGGCCGCGGCGGGAGAGATCGGCGAGGCTGACCCTGCCATCGCCGGGCGCATCGGCGCCTTCTACACCTCCTTCATGGACGCCGAGGCCGCCGAGCAGCGCGGCCTGGCGCCCATCGAGTCGATGCTCGCCCAGCTGGAGTCCGTGAGCAGCGCCGAGGACCTGGTGCGGCTCTCCGCCTCCTGGCAGCGCCAGGGCGTGGGCGGGATCTTCGTCGCCGGGGCGATGCGCGACGCCGGGGATCCCACCCGGATGCTCTGGCACGTCATGCAGTCTGGGCTCGGTCTGCCCGATGAGTCCTACTACCGCGAGGAGAAGCTCTCCGAGATCCTCGCGGCCTACCAGGAGCACCTGGTCCGGGTGCTCGAGCTCAGCGGAGTCAGCGACGCCGCCGAGGCGGCCGCCGACGTCGTCGCTCTGGAGCGGGTCATCGCGCGCAGCCACTGGGACAAGGTGACGCTGCGTGATGCGCAGAAGCGCTACAACCTGGTCACCGACGACGAGGCTGAGGCCCTGATGCCGCTGCTGCGGGAGGCGTTCGCCGGCTGGGGGCTGGCCCCGCGGCACACCGCGCAGCTCGTGCTCGCCCAGCCCGATGTGCTCCCCGGGATGCAGGCCGCGCTCACCGATCAGCCGCTGCAGACCTGGAAGCTCTGGCTGCGGGTCCAGCTGCTGCGCTGGGCCGCACCGCTGCTGCACGAGGAGCTGGTGAACGAGAACTTCGACTTCTATTCCAAGCGGCTCTCCGGGGCGCAGCAGCTCAAGGAGCGCTGGAAGCGCGGAGTCGCGCTGACCAACGCCCACCTCGGCGAGGACGTGGCGCAGATCTACGTGGCCCGGCACTACCCGCCCCAGGCGCGGGCCGCGATGGACGAGCTGATCGGTGCGCTCATCGAGGCCTACCGCGAGTCCATCAGCACGCTGAGCTGGATGGGCGAGGAGACCAGGTCACGCGCCCTCGAGAAGCTGGACGCGTTCAAGCCGATGGTCGGCTTCCCGGAACGCTGGATCGACTACTCCGGCGTCCAGGTGGACCCGGCGGACGTGGTGGCCAACGTCCGTCGCGCCGCGGCGTTCGAATGGGAGCGTGACATCGCCAAGCTCGACGAGGGACCGGACCCCGACGAGTGGCACATGAACCCGCAGACCGTGAACGCCTACTACTCTCCGCTGGAGAACGTGATCTGCTTCCCGGCCGCGATCCTGCAGCCCCCGTTCTTCTCCGCCGAGCGGGACATGGCGCAGAACTTCGGCGCCATCGGGGCAGTGATCGGACATGAGCTGGGCCACGGCTTCGATGACCAGGGATCCCGCTACGGCGCCGACGGTTCGCTGAGCAACTGGTGGACCGATGCGGATCGCAGCGCCTTCGAGGAGCGCACCTCCAAGCTGGTGGAACAGTACAGCGCCCTGGTGCCGTCCCAGGCCCCGGAGCACACGGTCAACGGCGAGCTGACCCTGGGAGAGAACATCGGGGACCTCGGCGGGCTGGGCATTGCGCACAAGGCCTACCGGGTATGGCTGCAGGCCCAGGGCACAGAAGCCGACGACGTCGAGGGCTACAGCGCCGATCAGCGGTTCTTCTTCGCCTGGGCGCAGGCCTGGCGGAACCTCACCCGTCCCGAGCGCGCGGTCACGCTGATCAGCATCGACCCACACTCTCCGGCGGAGTTCCGCGCCACCCAGGTGGTCAAGAACCTCGACGCCTTCCACGCCGCGTTCCAGACCCAGCCCGGAGACGGGATGTACCTGCCCCCGCAGGAGCGCGTCACGATCTGGTGA
- a CDS encoding A/G-specific adenine glycosylase translates to MTPASTTPASTPLAAQGGLPRPDIGFTPEPTLVHDRVIEWFEASARPLPWRDPDCTPWGVMVSEIMLQQTPVVRVLPRWELWMQRWPRPADLAQAPTAEVLTAWGRLGYPRRALRLQAAAQAMVEHHDGQVPSTAAELRALPGVGEYTAAAVACFAFFQPEVVVDTNIRRVHARAFTGDALPGKTYTSAQRRLAHELMPSTEIDDGAAACAWNASAMELGALICTARSPQCQICPVADLCAWRAAGSPPPTEEQQTRGQAWAGTDRQVRGAIMAVLRTGETVGRWELLEGLPLPEASAEQRSRCLDSLLRDGLAAEHGGQVSLPGSQGSATPKPGRPATGGPATEETAAGETAAE, encoded by the coding sequence ATGACACCCGCCAGCACGACTCCTGCCAGCACCCCGCTCGCCGCTCAGGGCGGGCTCCCCCGCCCCGACATCGGGTTCACGCCCGAGCCCACGCTGGTCCATGACCGCGTGATCGAGTGGTTCGAGGCCAGCGCCAGGCCGCTGCCCTGGCGCGATCCCGACTGCACGCCCTGGGGGGTGATGGTCAGCGAGATCATGCTGCAGCAGACCCCCGTGGTGCGGGTGCTTCCGCGCTGGGAGCTCTGGATGCAGCGCTGGCCCCGGCCGGCGGACCTCGCGCAGGCACCCACCGCGGAGGTCCTCACCGCCTGGGGCCGGCTGGGCTATCCGCGCCGCGCGCTGCGTCTGCAGGCCGCGGCTCAGGCCATGGTGGAGCACCATGACGGCCAGGTGCCCAGCACCGCCGCGGAGCTGCGCGCACTTCCGGGCGTGGGCGAGTACACCGCGGCCGCCGTGGCCTGTTTCGCGTTCTTCCAGCCCGAAGTCGTGGTGGACACCAACATCCGGCGGGTCCATGCGCGCGCCTTCACCGGGGACGCCCTGCCGGGCAAGACCTACACCTCCGCACAGCGTCGGCTCGCCCACGAGCTGATGCCCTCCACTGAGATCGACGACGGCGCCGCCGCCTGCGCCTGGAACGCCTCGGCCATGGAGCTGGGCGCGCTGATCTGCACCGCCCGCTCCCCGCAATGTCAGATCTGCCCGGTGGCGGATCTCTGCGCCTGGCGCGCCGCTGGATCGCCACCGCCCACCGAGGAGCAGCAGACCCGCGGACAGGCCTGGGCGGGCACCGATCGTCAGGTGCGCGGGGCGATCATGGCGGTGCTGCGCACCGGAGAGACCGTGGGGCGCTGGGAGCTGCTCGAGGGTCTGCCGCTGCCCGAGGCCTCGGCGGAGCAGCGCAGCCGCTGCCTGGATTCGCTGCTGCGCGACGGCCTCGCCGCGGAACACGGCGGGCAGGTCAGCCTGCCCGGATCACAGGGTTCGGCCACACCGAAGCCCGGCAGACCCGCGACCGGCGGACCTGCCACTGAGGAGACCGCAGCCGGGGAGACCGCAGCCGAGTAG
- a CDS encoding arsenate reductase ArsC yields MSTSKPTVLFVCVHNAGRSQMAAGFLRETAGDAVQVFSGGTAPRESVNPIAVEAMAELGIDISASIPKKLTDDSVKASDVVITMGCGDECPFYPGKRYEDWELDDPAGQGIEAVRVIRDDIRARVQELIGSLNLKV; encoded by the coding sequence ATGAGCACCTCCAAGCCCACCGTCCTCTTCGTCTGCGTCCACAACGCCGGACGCTCCCAGATGGCAGCCGGATTCCTGCGGGAGACCGCAGGTGATGCTGTCCAGGTCTTCTCCGGCGGCACGGCCCCGAGGGAGTCCGTGAATCCGATCGCAGTGGAAGCCATGGCGGAGCTGGGAATCGACATCTCCGCAAGCATCCCCAAGAAGCTCACCGACGATTCGGTGAAAGCCTCAGATGTGGTGATCACCATGGGCTGCGGTGATGAGTGCCCGTTCTACCCGGGCAAGCGCTATGAAGACTGGGAGCTCGATGACCCCGCAGGTCAGGGCATCGAAGCAGTTCGAGTCATCCGCGACGACATCCGCGCCCGAGTGCAGGAGCTCATCGGCAGCCTGAACCTGAAGGTCTGA
- a CDS encoding ATP-dependent Clp protease ATP-binding subunit — MFERFTDRARRVVVLAQEEARMLNHNYIGTEHILLGLIHEGEGVAAKALESLDISLTGVREKVQEKIGPGQNAPSGHIPFTPRAKKVLELSLREALQLGHNYIGTEHILLGLIREGEGVAAQVLVELNADLNKVRQQVIQLLSGYSGGNQEKAGAGVGQGSSNEGTPAGSVVLDQFGRNLTAAAREAQLDPVVGRDYERERVMQVLSRRTKNNPVLIGEPGVGKTAVVEGLAQAIVNGDVPELLKDKQLYTLDLGSLVAGSRYRGDFEERLKKVLKEIRTRGDIILFIDEIHTLVGAGAAEGAIDAANILKPLLARGELQTIGATTLDEYRKHIEKDAALERRFQPIQVEEPSVEVTVQILRGLRDRYEAHHKVSITEEALEAAASLANRYINDRFLPDKAIDLIDEAGARLRIQKMTAPPELKEFDGKIEDVRREKESAIDAQDFEGAASLRDKEQKLVEERQAKEDAWKSGQIDEIAEVDADLIAEVLAFSTGIPVFKLTEQESDRLRRMEEELHKRVIGQDEAVKSLSRAIRRTRAGLKDPNRPSGSFIFAGPTGVGKTELAKSLAEFLFGDEEALITLDMSEFSEKHTVSRLFGAPPGYVGYEEGGQLTEKVRRRPFSVVLFDEVEKAHADLFNSLLQILEDGRLTDSQGRVVDFKNTVIIMTTNLGTRDISKGVMTGFTSSEDTTTNYERMKATVSQELRQHFRPEFLNRVDDTIVFPQLKQEEIVKIVDLFVDRLRKRLAEQAMTLEVTQPARVFLAETGYDPAMGARPLRRTIQTLIEDELSERILYGEIPHGAGISIGVEGEGKQRKLTFEWHDPQDQIEAAEEPAAIES, encoded by the coding sequence ATGTTCGAGAGATTTACTGATCGCGCCAGGCGCGTGGTTGTGCTTGCCCAAGAAGAGGCACGCATGCTGAACCACAATTACATCGGCACCGAGCACATTCTGCTCGGCCTGATCCACGAAGGTGAGGGTGTCGCGGCCAAGGCCCTTGAGTCGCTGGACATCTCGCTGACCGGCGTGCGCGAGAAGGTGCAGGAGAAGATCGGTCCCGGCCAGAACGCGCCGAGCGGTCACATCCCGTTCACCCCGCGCGCCAAAAAGGTCCTGGAGCTCTCGCTGCGCGAAGCGCTGCAGCTGGGACACAACTACATCGGCACCGAGCACATCCTGCTGGGCCTGATCCGCGAGGGCGAGGGCGTTGCAGCCCAGGTGCTCGTGGAGCTCAATGCCGACCTGAACAAGGTCCGTCAGCAGGTCATCCAGCTGCTCTCCGGCTACTCCGGCGGCAACCAGGAGAAGGCCGGCGCCGGCGTCGGGCAGGGAAGCTCCAATGAGGGCACCCCCGCGGGCTCGGTGGTGTTGGACCAGTTCGGACGCAACCTCACCGCCGCCGCCCGTGAGGCGCAGCTGGATCCGGTGGTCGGCCGTGACTACGAGCGCGAGCGCGTGATGCAGGTGCTCTCCCGCCGCACCAAGAACAACCCGGTGCTGATCGGCGAGCCCGGCGTGGGCAAGACCGCCGTCGTCGAGGGCCTGGCCCAGGCCATCGTCAACGGTGATGTGCCGGAGCTGCTCAAGGACAAGCAGCTCTACACCCTGGACCTCGGGTCCCTGGTGGCCGGCTCCCGCTACCGCGGTGACTTCGAGGAGCGCCTGAAGAAGGTGCTCAAGGAGATCCGCACCCGCGGCGACATCATCCTCTTCATCGATGAGATCCACACCCTGGTCGGAGCAGGTGCCGCCGAGGGCGCGATCGACGCTGCGAACATCCTCAAGCCGCTGCTGGCCCGCGGTGAGCTGCAGACCATCGGCGCGACCACCCTGGATGAGTACCGCAAGCACATCGAGAAGGATGCCGCGCTGGAGCGTCGCTTCCAGCCGATCCAGGTCGAGGAGCCCTCTGTAGAGGTCACCGTGCAGATCCTGCGTGGACTGCGCGACCGCTACGAGGCCCACCACAAGGTCTCGATCACCGAGGAGGCCCTTGAAGCGGCCGCCTCGCTGGCGAACCGGTACATCAACGACCGTTTCCTTCCGGACAAGGCCATCGACCTGATCGATGAGGCCGGCGCCCGGCTGCGGATCCAGAAGATGACCGCGCCGCCGGAGCTCAAGGAGTTCGACGGCAAGATCGAGGACGTGCGGCGGGAGAAGGAATCCGCCATCGACGCCCAGGACTTCGAGGGTGCCGCCAGCCTGCGTGACAAGGAGCAGAAGCTTGTCGAAGAGCGCCAGGCCAAGGAAGACGCCTGGAAGTCCGGGCAGATCGATGAGATCGCCGAGGTCGACGCGGATCTGATCGCCGAGGTCCTCGCGTTCTCCACCGGCATCCCGGTCTTCAAGCTCACCGAGCAGGAGTCCGATCGCCTCCGCCGCATGGAGGAGGAGCTGCACAAGCGGGTCATCGGCCAGGACGAGGCGGTGAAGTCGCTCTCCCGGGCGATCCGCCGGACCCGCGCCGGGCTGAAGGACCCCAACCGTCCCTCGGGCTCGTTCATCTTCGCCGGGCCCACCGGCGTGGGCAAGACCGAGCTGGCCAAGTCCCTGGCCGAGTTCCTCTTCGGCGACGAAGAGGCGCTCATCACCTTGGACATGTCGGAGTTCTCCGAGAAGCACACGGTCTCCCGGCTCTTCGGCGCCCCTCCAGGCTACGTCGGCTACGAGGAGGGCGGTCAGCTCACCGAGAAGGTGCGCCGTCGTCCGTTCTCCGTGGTCCTCTTCGACGAGGTGGAGAAGGCCCACGCGGATCTGTTCAACTCGTTGCTGCAGATCCTTGAGGATGGTCGACTCACCGACTCCCAGGGTCGCGTCGTGGACTTCAAGAACACGGTGATCATCATGACCACCAACCTCGGCACCCGGGACATCTCCAAGGGCGTGATGACCGGCTTCACCTCCAGTGAAGACACCACCACGAACTATGAGCGGATGAAGGCCACGGTCAGCCAGGAGCTGCGCCAGCACTTCCGGCCCGAGTTCCTCAACCGCGTGGATGACACGATCGTCTTCCCGCAGCTGAAGCAGGAAGAGATTGTGAAGATCGTGGACCTCTTCGTGGACCGGCTGCGCAAGCGGCTTGCCGAGCAGGCCATGACCCTCGAGGTCACCCAGCCTGCTCGGGTGTTCCTGGCCGAGACCGGCTACGATCCGGCGATGGGTGCCCGGCCGCTGCGCCGCACCATCCAGACCCTGATCGAGGACGAGCTCTCCGAGCGGATCCTCTACGGCGAGATCCCGCACGGTGCCGGCATCTCGATCGGCGTCGAGGGCGAAGGAAAGCAGCGCAAGCTCACCTTCGAGTGGCACGACCCGCAGGATCAGATCGAGGCAGCGGAAGAACCAGCCGCCATCGAAAGCTGA
- a CDS encoding DUF3817 domain-containing protein, translated as MFRSPKTFFRVLAFAEAVSWTLLIGGMILRATNDLDIAVSIGGGIHGFVFLAYAATAVIVAKNQRFSAGPTAIAVISAVIPYATIPVDLWLKRSGRLEGPWRTEVTSDPRDSSWHDRALRVLLNRPALIGGALAAGVVALFVVLLIIGPPGG; from the coding sequence GTGTTCCGCTCCCCCAAGACCTTCTTCCGCGTGCTCGCCTTCGCCGAGGCCGTGTCCTGGACCCTGCTGATCGGCGGGATGATACTGCGCGCGACCAACGACCTGGACATCGCGGTGAGCATCGGCGGCGGCATCCACGGCTTCGTCTTCCTCGCCTATGCCGCCACTGCGGTGATCGTGGCGAAGAATCAGCGCTTCAGCGCCGGGCCTACCGCGATCGCAGTGATCAGCGCGGTGATCCCCTACGCGACCATCCCGGTGGATCTCTGGCTCAAGCGCAGCGGCCGGCTCGAGGGCCCTTGGCGCACCGAGGTCACCTCGGATCCTCGGGACAGCAGCTGGCATGACCGCGCCCTCCGGGTGTTGCTGAACCGGCCCGCGCTGATCGGCGGGGCGCTGGCGGCCGGCGTCGTCGCGCTCTTCGTGGTGCTGCTGATCATCGGCCCGCCGGGGGGCTGA
- a CDS encoding histone-like nucleoid-structuring protein Lsr2 has product MAQKVEVVLVDDLDGTEAKETVTFGLDSRFYEIDLSDEHAKELRETLKKYIRKGRAIAPPSPQNEARQIRDWAVKNGYQVSSRGRLHRDIVEAYRNAKKR; this is encoded by the coding sequence ATGGCTCAGAAGGTAGAAGTGGTTCTCGTCGATGATCTGGACGGCACCGAAGCGAAAGAGACGGTCACTTTTGGACTGGACTCCCGTTTTTATGAGATTGACCTCAGCGATGAGCATGCCAAGGAGCTTCGCGAGACGCTGAAGAAGTACATCCGCAAGGGGCGGGCGATTGCACCGCCATCCCCCCAGAATGAGGCCCGTCAGATTCGGGACTGGGCCGTGAAGAACGGCTATCAGGTCTCCAGCAGAGGTCGCCTGCACCGCGACATCGTGGAGGCTTATCGAAACGCCAAGAAGCGCTGA